The genomic interval GCCTACCATCCTGCAGTCGCTGCGCGACGCTCCAGTCGCACCAGTGCCGGCCGTTCCCGACGGCCGTCGCGCAGCGACGGCGTGACGGTAGGCGGGGACTTCAGTCCCCGACCGCCCGTTCCATGATGCTTCGGGGACACCAATGAACATGCAATCGCCCTGCAGGGCAAGCGCATGACGACCGCGTCGTGCAGCTTCCGTCGCCCTGCGCCGCCGCGCGACCATGCAGCCCGCCTGTACGCTCGCTGTCGGCAGCCGGTCAGGAGGCCAGCACCGGTTCTCTTGCTGCCGTCTCTCGCGGCTCGCCGGGCGGCTCGGGAGGCAGGCACGGCAGCTCCAGCGTGAACGTCGCTCCCTGACCCGGGGCGCTCTCCACCGAGATCGTGCCGTGGTGCTCCTCGGCGATCCATCGGGCAATCGCCAGCCCGAGTCCGGCGCCCTCGCCAGACCGCGTCCCCGGCGCGCGGTAGAACCGCTCGAAGATGCGCGCCTGCTCGGATGGCGGGATGCCCGGCCCCTGGTCACGGACCCGCACGACGGCCATCGCCGCGGCGTCGGCCATCGCCGCGGCGTCGGGCAGCGTTCGCTGCTCCAGCCCGGCCGTCAGCACAACCTGACCGCCTGTCGGCGTATGTTTGACGGCGTTGTCCAGCAGGATCAGCAGCACCTGCCTGAGACGGTCGGCGTGGCCCTGCACGAGCAGCCCCTCCGGCAGCGCCCGGGCCTCAACCTGGACGTCGTCGCGCAGGAGGCGGGCGGCGCGCGCCGCCTCGCGGGCCACCTCGGTCAGATCGACCGCCCGCAGCGTCAGGTGCTGGCCGGCGTCAGCCTGGGCCAGCAGCAGCAGATCGGCCAGCAGCCGCCCCATCCGCTCGGCTTCGGCGCTGACGTCGTCGAGGATCAGCGACTCGGTGGCGTCAGGCTGGCCGGCGTCCGCGACGATCTGCCGGAGCAGGTCGATGTTGCCGCGCAAAGTCGCCAGGGGGGTCCGCAGCTCATGGCTGGCGTCGGCCACGAAACGGCGCTGCGCCACCAGCGCCGATGCGACCTGATCATGGGCAGCCTGAAGCTCGTCCAGCATGCGGTTAAAAGCCGTCGCCAGCCGCCCGATCTCGTCCTGGCGCGTCCCGGCCACCGGCACGCGCTGCCCGAAGTCGCGCGCCGCGCCGATGGCGTCAGCCGTCGAGGCCAGCCGGTCGATCGGGTGCAGGGCCGTGCGCGCCAGCACCCAGCCGGCTGCCAGCGCCACCACGATGCCGACCGATCCGACGACGGCCACCGTCGTCTGAAGGGTCCGCAGGGTGTAGTCAAAGACGGCCAGCGGCTGCGCGAGCTGCAACACCAGCAGGAACGGCGGCTCGCCAGCCTGCCGCGTGACCAACAGGGGCATGACGAAGAGCCGCAGCCGTTGGCCTTCCGCCGCCACGTCCCCCAGCCACTCGGTGCCAGCGCGGGCGGCGGCCAGGGCGTCCGCCGGCAGTGGCAGCGTGTCTATGCCGAGGTTCTCGGAGCGGGCCTCGACCTCCCCATCCACGTTGGCGACCTGCACGAACGTGCTGGTCCCGCCGAAGCGGCGGAGCAGCGGCACGACCAACTCAGGTGGCCCCATCGAGGTGGAGAGCTCTGGTGGCGGAAAGCCGGGCGGTCCAGGAAGCCCCGGCCCGAACTGGCCGCCGCTCCCGGTGCCAGCCCGGGGCAACGGCGGCCCGAACGGCCCCGCTGGCGCCCCAGGCTTCACCGCGGCGTTGGGCTGGCCGGGACCGATCTGGCCGGGACCGATCTGGCCGGGACCGGGCGGCCCTGCCAGGTCGCCAGGGCTGCCCGGCGGCGGGGGCGGCAGCGGCCCGGGCAGCCGCCGCGACTCGCGGTAGAACCAGGCGCTCACGTCGTCGGTGTAGAGGCGCGCCTGCTCCCGCAGCGAGTCGTCGATCTGCCGCTGCAGCCCTTGCACCAGGATGGCGTAGACGGCA from Chloroflexota bacterium carries:
- a CDS encoding HAMP domain-containing histidine kinase is translated as MSLRLRLTLLATLILLLVGGAGVAAVYAILVQGLQRQIDDSLREQARLYTDDVSAWFYRESRRLPGPLPPPPPGSPGDLAGPPGPGQIGPGQIGPGQPNAAVKPGAPAGPFGPPLPRAGTGSGGQFGPGLPGPPGFPPPELSTSMGPPELVVPLLRRFGGTSTFVQVANVDGEVEARSENLGIDTLPLPADALAAARAGTEWLGDVAAEGQRLRLFVMPLLVTRQAGEPPFLLVLQLAQPLAVFDYTLRTLQTTVAVVGSVGIVVALAAGWVLARTALHPIDRLASTADAIGAARDFGQRVPVAGTRQDEIGRLATAFNRMLDELQAAHDQVASALVAQRRFVADASHELRTPLATLRGNIDLLRQIVADAGQPDATESLILDDVSAEAERMGRLLADLLLLAQADAGQHLTLRAVDLTEVAREAARAARLLRDDVQVEARALPEGLLVQGHADRLRQVLLILLDNAVKHTPTGGQVVLTAGLEQRTLPDAAAMADAAAMAVVRVRDQGPGIPPSEQARIFERFYRAPGTRSGEGAGLGLAIARWIAEEHHGTISVESAPGQGATFTLELPCLPPEPPGEPRETAAREPVLAS